A section of the Rattus norvegicus strain BN/NHsdMcwi chromosome 15, GRCr8, whole genome shotgun sequence genome encodes:
- the LOC134482173 gene encoding uncharacterized protein LOC134482173, whose translation MQAPDQGRGRPAFYHVGEEDEWRRSKFDQKASSQPSTTPVEEERMKRLENIKIALQKMQKERDELRRILADYPGKNLNDRNNFESEMLTMQHQEVMTDMKKMSEQVNRALVKCTHLTLENDWYCRSFCPLLTELFELKNNAQRARHENRELLWEQIALEESIKETTRFCGEASMKIRVTSSLGSEHCSRSFPRAQSRTTALRDRTVHQEH comes from the exons atgcaggcaccagaccaaggcagagggaggccagccttctATCATGTTGGAGAAGAAGACGAATGGAGGAGGTcaa AGTTTGATCAGAAGGCATCGTCCCAACCCTCCACGACACCTGttgaagaggagagaatgaagcgtTTGGAGAACATCAAAATTGCTCTCCAGAagatgcagaaggagagagatgaactcaggagaaTCCTGGCCGATTACCcgggaaagaatttaaatgacag GAACAACTTTGAGTCTGAAATGCTCACGATGCAGCACCAGGAAGTGATGaccgacatgaagaaaatgagtgAGCAGGTCAATAGAGCTTTGGTCAAATGTACACACCTcacactggaaaatgactggtactg ccgcagcttctgccccctcctaactgagttgtttgagctgaagaacaatgcccagagagcacggcatgagaacagggagcttctatgggaacagattgcactggaagagtctattaaggaaacaacaaggttctgtggggaagccagtatgaaaatccGTGTAACAAGCAGCCTCGG gtctgaacactgcagcagaagctttcccagggcacagagcaggactacagctctcagagacagaactgtccaccaggagcactga
- the Spetex2f gene encoding Spetex-2F protein, with the protein MFHQLLKLVQKERGDQGETRLRQKKTGLLSWFIRKASSENFISNHEKHIKKLEELKLEIQKCKIERDELSRILDLYVNDGLNYRLSVELPMLKSQHEMRMMDMHKMTNWISDAMEKYKELTQENNSYRIRNFQLLNECNELKKNVRILMNENRKLLVEQTELQASFEEGKRFCEEASKTIYTADIESLCPVTFE; encoded by the exons atgtttcACCAGCTGCTCAAGCTAgttcagaaggagaggggagaccaaggagagaccagactgaggcagaagaaaactggccttctgtctt ggttTATTCGGAAGGCATCATCAGAAAATTTCATCAGTAACCATGAAAAGcatataaagaaattggaggaaCTAAaacttgaaatccagaagtgtaaaaTCGAGCGGGATGAACTTTCTCgaatcctggacctttatgtcaatgatggtttgaactacag GCTGAGTGTTGAATTGCCAATGCTTAAATcccaacatgagatgagaatgatggatATGCATAAGATGACCAACtggataagtgatgccatggagaagtACAAGGAGCTCACGCAAGAGAAcaattcctaccg catcagaaacttccaaCTCCTGAATGAATGCAATGAATTGAAGAAGAATGTAAGGATTCTgatgaatgagaacagaaaactgctggtggagcagactgaactgcaagcatcctttgaggagggaaagaggttctGTGAGGAGGCCAGCAAGACCATCTACACCGCAGATATTGAATCCTTGTGTCCTGTTACTTTTGAGTAA